From the Fibrobacterota bacterium genome, one window contains:
- a CDS encoding M48 family metallopeptidase, with protein MDPGLIRALFLSAFACGFLLESGLDLLNRREILRHPGLPERFTRAPFAGRFTPEGYARSRAYALERLAFGGWARLWSAAIGLGLLFSGCLPAFDHALARAFGDGLSRGVVFLAGVTAVPALLNLPFAAWSTFRIEGKYGFNTMTWGLFWRDTARELALSAALGLPLLYALMAFFRFAGARWWLWAFAFALLYQVFLLFLYPGFIAPLFNRFTPLAEGDLRRAILSLADRLRFPSAGIFVMDGSRRSLHSNAYFTGFGRFRRIVLFDTLLRRMEQDELVAVLAHEIGHYRLKHVRTMLLTQALLLGALLFAASVALRFPPLYQAFGFAAGPAGARTLADAFAGPPTAGLYLFMAVFSALGPLFAPLRNLLSRRHEYQADAFAVAATRDPDAMRSALIKLSEQNLSNLTPHPWYSAFHFSHPTLVERVLSIERAAATSD; from the coding sequence ATGGATCCCGGCCTCATTCGCGCGCTCTTCTTGTCCGCTTTCGCATGCGGCTTCCTGCTGGAAAGCGGCCTGGACCTTCTCAATCGCCGCGAGATCCTCCGCCATCCCGGCTTGCCGGAGCGCTTCACGCGCGCTCCTTTCGCCGGTCGCTTCACGCCGGAAGGGTACGCCCGCAGCCGTGCCTATGCCCTGGAGCGGCTCGCCTTCGGAGGTTGGGCGCGCTTGTGGTCGGCCGCCATCGGCCTGGGGCTGTTGTTTTCCGGATGCCTGCCCGCATTCGATCATGCGCTGGCCCGCGCTTTCGGCGACGGCCTCTCGCGCGGCGTCGTGTTCCTGGCCGGAGTTACGGCCGTTCCCGCGCTGCTCAACCTTCCCTTCGCGGCCTGGTCCACCTTCCGCATCGAAGGCAAATACGGGTTCAATACCATGACCTGGGGCTTGTTCTGGCGCGATACCGCGCGCGAGCTGGCGCTTTCCGCGGCCCTGGGGCTTCCCTTGCTCTATGCGCTGATGGCCTTCTTCCGCTTCGCGGGCGCGCGCTGGTGGCTGTGGGCCTTCGCCTTCGCGCTCCTCTACCAGGTTTTCCTGCTCTTCCTTTATCCCGGTTTCATCGCGCCGCTCTTCAACCGATTCACCCCGCTCGCGGAGGGCGATCTCCGCCGCGCCATCTTATCCCTCGCGGATCGATTGCGGTTCCCGTCCGCCGGCATCTTCGTGATGGACGGCAGCCGCCGCAGCCTGCATTCGAACGCATACTTCACGGGCTTCGGCCGCTTCCGGCGCATCGTCCTTTTCGACACATTGTTGCGCCGGATGGAACAGGATGAACTGGTCGCGGTGCTCGCCCATGAGATCGGGCATTACCGGCTGAAACATGTCCGCACCATGCTGCTCACGCAGGCTTTGCTGTTGGGTGCCCTTCTCTTTGCCGCTTCCGTGGCCCTGCGGTTCCCTCCGCTCTACCAGGCTTTCGGCTTCGCCGCCGGTCCTGCGGGCGCCCGGACACTGGCCGACGCATTCGCAGGCCCGCCCACGGCCGGGCTCTATCTCTTCATGGCGGTCTTCTCCGCTCTCGGCCCGCTCTTCGCGCCCTTGCGAAACCTCCTTTCGCGCCGCCATGAGTACCAGGCCGATGCCTTCGCGGTCGCGGCCACGCGCGATCCCGATGCCATGCGCTCCGCCCTCATCAAACTTTCGGAGCAGAACCTCAGCAACCTGACACCGCATCCCTGGTATAGCGCCTTCCATTTCTCCCATCCCACCCTGGTCGAGCGGGTCCTCTCCATCGAACGCGCCGCCGCGACTTCGGAC
- a CDS encoding HD domain-containing protein, whose amino-acid sequence MIASPEILPKRLLEIAADINQAGGAIYLVGGWVRDFLLDIPCHDYDLEVYGLDMERLFNILMRHAKPNLVGKAFGVITMRIEGLNFDFAFPRTENKTGPGHKGFAVTADPTLTFAAASARRDFTINSMGILIPAMELIDPHGGHRDLRAKLLRHVSAAFSEDPLRVLRAVQFAARFEMDIASETQELCRRLPLAELPMERIFGEFKKLLLKAGRPSLGLEWMRKLGLLSYFPELGALMDVQQEPEWHPEGDVWVHNNMVIDEAAKLRRNEYGEFDNLALMLGALCHDFGKPAATVFSEGRWRSPAHDVRGEAPTRSFLDRLTRETALVEEVVVFVREHLKPALLYKARAEVKPSAIRRLALRVDIEKLVRVARADHFGRTTPDALARQFPAGEWLLEQSRLLNVLDEKPKPYLTGKFLLTLGMKPGPEVGKLIAESFELQLEGDLADAESAQEWARARLLE is encoded by the coding sequence ATGATCGCCTCTCCCGAAATCCTCCCCAAGCGCCTTCTCGAGATCGCCGCCGACATCAATCAGGCCGGCGGCGCCATCTATCTGGTGGGAGGTTGGGTCCGCGACTTCCTTCTCGATATCCCCTGCCACGATTACGACCTGGAGGTGTACGGGCTGGACATGGAACGCCTGTTCAACATCCTGATGCGGCATGCGAAGCCCAACCTTGTGGGCAAGGCTTTCGGCGTGATCACCATGCGCATAGAAGGGTTGAATTTCGACTTCGCCTTCCCGCGCACCGAGAACAAGACGGGGCCGGGGCATAAAGGCTTCGCCGTGACCGCCGATCCGACCTTGACCTTCGCGGCGGCCTCGGCGCGGCGGGACTTCACCATCAATTCCATGGGCATCCTGATTCCCGCCATGGAGTTGATCGATCCCCATGGGGGCCATCGCGACTTGCGGGCCAAGCTGTTGCGCCACGTTTCGGCGGCATTCTCCGAAGATCCATTGCGCGTGCTGCGCGCGGTTCAGTTCGCCGCCCGCTTCGAAATGGACATCGCCTCCGAGACCCAGGAACTGTGCCGCCGCCTGCCCCTGGCGGAACTTCCCATGGAGCGCATCTTCGGCGAATTCAAGAAGCTGCTTCTCAAGGCCGGGCGCCCTTCCCTGGGCCTGGAGTGGATGCGCAAGCTGGGGCTGTTGTCGTACTTCCCCGAGTTAGGGGCGCTGATGGACGTCCAGCAGGAGCCCGAGTGGCATCCCGAAGGCGACGTGTGGGTGCACAACAACATGGTAATCGACGAGGCCGCCAAGCTGCGCCGCAACGAGTACGGCGAATTCGACAATCTGGCCCTGATGCTGGGCGCGCTCTGCCACGATTTCGGTAAACCCGCGGCCACGGTCTTTTCCGAGGGCAGATGGCGCAGTCCCGCCCATGACGTCCGCGGCGAAGCGCCCACCCGGAGCTTCCTCGATCGCCTGACCCGCGAGACCGCCTTGGTGGAAGAAGTCGTGGTCTTCGTACGCGAACACTTGAAGCCGGCCCTGCTCTACAAGGCCCGCGCCGAGGTGAAGCCCAGCGCCATCCGCCGCCTGGCCCTCCGGGTGGACATCGAAAAGCTCGTCCGGGTGGCCCGCGCCGATCATTTCGGCCGCACCACTCCCGATGCCCTGGCCCGGCAGTTCCCCGCGGGAGAGTGGCTGCTGGAGCAATCGCGGCTGCTGAACGTGCTGGACGAAAAACCCAAGCCCTATCTCACCGGGAAATTCCTGCTCACCTTAGGCATGAAGCCGGGGCCGGAAGTCGGCAAGCTTATCGCCGAAAGCTTCGAGCTCCAGTTGGAAGGGGACTTGGCGGACGCGGAATCGGCCCAGGAGTGGGCCCGCGCCCGCTTGTTGGAATAG